A genome region from Brassica oleracea var. oleracea cultivar TO1000 chromosome C2, BOL, whole genome shotgun sequence includes the following:
- the LOC106324747 gene encoding dof zinc finger protein DOF5.3-like, translating into MDQLLHHQDVYGNYNKAREAMRVPCSNPTQLDHDQKKPSPATGAARPQPPELALRCPRCDSTNTKFCYYNNYSLSQPRYFCKSCKRYWTKGGTLRNIPVGGGCRKNKRSTSSATRSLRTTPEPASHDGKAFSAASFGGFGNNEHIDLSLAFALLNKQPPGSSSQLGFPSEFGSSHQSDMESVFGTSQQKENTGYVFGNGSSGLEMAMSDPNKVLWGFPWQVNGEMNMGGGGGGHVDHIDSGREIWTNMNYINSGALM; encoded by the exons ATGGATCAGTTGCTACATCACCAG GATGTTTATGGGAACTATAACAAAGCTAGAGAAGCCATGCGAGTACCATGTTCAAACCCAACACAACTAGATCACGATCAGAAAAAACCTTCTCCCGCGACTGGGGCGGCGAGGCCACAGCCACCGGAGCTAGCCCTGAGATGTCCACGTTGCGACTCAACGAACACAAAGTTTTGCTACTACAACAACTACAGCCTCTCTCAGCCCCGCTACTTTTGCAAATCATGCAAGAGATACTGGACAAAAGGTGGAACCCTAAGGAACATTCCTGTCGGAGGCGGCTGCCGGAAAAACAAACGGTCCACATCTTCGGCGACAAGAAGCCTCAGAACCACCCCGGAACCAGCTTCCCACGACGGGAAAGCGTTCTCGGCGGCGAGTTTCGGTGGGTTCGGTAACAATGAACACATTGATCTTAGCTTAGCCTTTGCCCTGCTGAACAAGCAACCTCCGGGGAGTTCTTCACAGCTAGGGTTTCCTTCAGAGTTCGGTAGCTCTCATCAGTCTGACATGGAGAGTGTGTTTGGAACAAGCCAGCAAAAGGAGAACACTGGTTATGTGTTTGGAAACGGGAGCAGCGGTTTGGAAATGGCCATGAGTGATCCAAACAAGGTCTTATGGGGATTTCCATGGCAAGTAAATGGAGAGATGAACATGGGAGGAGGAGGAGGTGGTCATGTAGATCATATTGATTCAGGGAGAGAGATTTGGACCAACATGAACTATATTAATTCTGGTGCTTTAATGTAG